The proteins below come from a single Deinococcus radiodurans R1 = ATCC 13939 = DSM 20539 genomic window:
- a CDS encoding ABC transporter ATP-binding protein: MTGHPGALLQVDDLHVAYGRVEAVTGVNLSVEAGQIVSVIGANGAGKSTLLAALIGALPSRGVIRYAGRDVRQMPLEDRVAAGMTLVPERRELFGSMTVEDNLQLGAYTQRAGMQSGLADVFRRFPRLLERRKQLAGTLSGGEQQMLAIGRALMARPKLLLLDEPSLGLAPLIVRDILHIVAELRDSGVTVLLVEQNARAALAISDYGYVLEGGHVKLEGPAARLADDPAVVASYLGG, translated from the coding sequence ATGACGGGCCACCCTGGGGCGCTGCTGCAAGTGGACGACCTGCACGTGGCCTACGGGCGCGTCGAAGCGGTCACGGGCGTCAATCTCAGCGTGGAGGCCGGGCAAATCGTGTCGGTCATCGGGGCGAACGGCGCGGGCAAAAGCACGCTGCTGGCGGCCCTTATCGGCGCGCTGCCCTCACGCGGCGTCATTCGGTACGCGGGCCGCGACGTTCGCCAGATGCCGCTCGAAGACCGGGTGGCGGCGGGCATGACGCTGGTGCCCGAGCGCCGCGAACTGTTCGGCTCCATGACGGTGGAAGACAACCTGCAACTCGGTGCCTACACCCAGCGCGCGGGCATGCAAAGTGGGCTGGCCGACGTGTTCCGCCGCTTTCCGCGCTTGCTGGAGCGCCGCAAGCAGCTCGCCGGCACCCTCTCGGGCGGCGAACAGCAGATGCTCGCCATTGGCCGCGCGCTGATGGCCCGGCCCAAGCTGCTGCTGCTCGACGAACCGAGCCTGGGTCTCGCGCCGCTGATCGTGCGCGACATCCTGCACATCGTGGCCGAACTGCGCGACAGCGGCGTGACCGTGCTGCTCGTCGAGCAAAACGCCCGCGCCGCGCTCGCCATCAGTGACTACGGCTACGTGCTCGAAGGCGGGCACGTCAAACTCGAGGGCCCCGCCGCGAGGCTGGCGGACGACCCGGCGGTGGTGGCGAGTTACCTGGGCGGGTAA